One Vigna unguiculata cultivar IT97K-499-35 chromosome 7, ASM411807v1, whole genome shotgun sequence genomic region harbors:
- the LOC114189867 gene encoding RNA polymerase II-associated protein 3 isoform X2 — translation MGFLNDLQDWELSRKDKTQTVKSQQENQFTKASSSRLTGSSPGLYGLSKINDPLNRLHGSFVPEDVPDAASEKDLGNEFFKQKKFKEARDCYSRSIALSPTAVAYANRAMANIKLRRFQEAEDDCTEALDLDDRYIKAYSRRATARKELGKIKESMEDAEFALRLEPNNQEIKKQYADAKSLYEKDILQKASGALRSTVQGTQKVGKSEVKVNGGSIHPISHGTQKSGPAEVNHKKVSEQQIPVKESLITEEVDSRDTVTRKRPQAQGVDDSKKGLSASNSLEQRNHRIKPEMKASVQQLASRAASRAMAEAAKNITPPTTAYQFEVSWRAFSGDLALQARLLKAISPQELPKIFKNALSSTLLVDIIKCLSSFFTEDMDLVVSYMEHLIKVPRFDMIVMCLSSTNKDDIRKIWDEVFKSEATPIEYAEILDNLRSKFCLGQ, via the exons ATG GGATTCCTAAACGACTTGCAGGATTGGGAACTTTCTAGAAAGGATAAAACACAAACAGTGAAGTCACAACAGGAAAAT CAATTCACAAAAGCTTCATCTTCTCGACTGACTGGATCTTCTCCAGGATTGTACGGTTTATCAAAAATTAATGATCCTTTGAATCGGTTGCATGGTAGTTTTGTTCCTGAAGATGTTCCTGATGCTGCTTCTGAGAAAGATCtg GGAAATGAGTTTTTCAAGCAGAAGAAATTTAAGGAAGCTAGAGACTGCTATTCAAGGAGCATTGCCCTATCACCAACAGCTGTAGCATATGCAAATAGGGCAATGGCCAATATCAAGCTCAGGAG ATTCCAAGAGGCTGAGGATGACTGCACAGAGGCCTTAGATCTTGATGATCGTTACATAAAAGCATACTCACGAAGAGCAACAGCTAGAAAAGAACTTGGGAAAATTAAAGAATCAATGGAGG ATGCTGAATTTGCTTTGAGGTTGGAACCAAACAATCAAGAAATCAAGAAACAGTACGCAGATGCTAAATCTTTGTATGAGAAA GATATTCTCCAGAAAGCATCGGGAGCTCTGAGAAGCACTGTACAGGGAACTCAAAAAGTGGGAAAGTCAGAGGTAAAAGTTAACGGAGGCAGCATCCACCCCATTTCACATGGTACTCAAAAGTCTGGTCCAGCTGAAGTTAATCATAAAAAG GTTAGTGAGCAGCAAATACCTGTTAAAGAATCACTTATAACAGAGGAGGTCGATAGCAGAGACACAGTAACCAGAAAAAGGCCTCAAGCACAAGGAGTTGATGATTCTAAGAAAGGTTTGAGTGCAAGTAACAGTTTGGAACAG AGAAATCACAGAATTAAACCAGAAATGAAAGCATCTGTTCAACAGCTTGCTTCTCGTGCTGCTTCTAGAGCCATGGCCGAAGCTGCCAAAAACATAACACCACCAACCACTGCGTACCAGTTTGAGGTCTCGTGGAGAGCATTTTCGGGTGATCTTGCTCTGCAGGCTCGTCTATTAAAG GCTATATCTCCCCAAGAATTACCGAAAATATTCAAAAATGCTTTATCTTCTACCCTCCTTGTTGACATCATCAAGTGTCTTTCATCTTTTTTCAC TGAGGACATGGATCTGGTTGTCAGTTACATGGAGCATTTGATCAAAGTTCCAAGATTTGACATGATTGTAATGTGCCTTTCATCAACAAATAAGGATG ACATACGGAAGATCTGGGATGAAGTGTTCAAAAGTGAGGCAACACCAATCGAGTATGCAGAGATTCTAGACAACCTCCGATCAAAGTTCTGCCTTGGACAGTGA
- the LOC114189867 gene encoding RNA polymerase II-associated protein 3 isoform X4 — protein sequence MLQFTKASSSRLTGSSPGLYGLSKINDPLNRLHGSFVPEDVPDAASEKDLGNEFFKQKKFKEARDCYSRSIALSPTAVAYANRAMANIKLRRFQEAEDDCTEALDLDDRYIKAYSRRATARKELGKIKESMEDAEFALRLEPNNQEIKKQYADAKSLYEKDILQKASGALRSTVQGTQKVGKSEVKVNGGSIHPISHGTQKSGPAEVNHKKVSEQQIPVKESLITEEVDSRDTVTRKRPQAQGVDDSKKGLSASNSLEQRNHRIKPEMKASVQQLASRAASRAMAEAAKNITPPTTAYQFEVSWRAFSGDLALQARLLKAISPQELPKIFKNALSSTLLVDIIKCLSSFFTEDMDLVVSYMEHLIKVPRFDMIVMCLSSTNKDDIRKIWDEVFKSEATPIEYAEILDNLRSKFCLGQ from the exons ATGttg CAATTCACAAAAGCTTCATCTTCTCGACTGACTGGATCTTCTCCAGGATTGTACGGTTTATCAAAAATTAATGATCCTTTGAATCGGTTGCATGGTAGTTTTGTTCCTGAAGATGTTCCTGATGCTGCTTCTGAGAAAGATCtg GGAAATGAGTTTTTCAAGCAGAAGAAATTTAAGGAAGCTAGAGACTGCTATTCAAGGAGCATTGCCCTATCACCAACAGCTGTAGCATATGCAAATAGGGCAATGGCCAATATCAAGCTCAGGAG ATTCCAAGAGGCTGAGGATGACTGCACAGAGGCCTTAGATCTTGATGATCGTTACATAAAAGCATACTCACGAAGAGCAACAGCTAGAAAAGAACTTGGGAAAATTAAAGAATCAATGGAGG ATGCTGAATTTGCTTTGAGGTTGGAACCAAACAATCAAGAAATCAAGAAACAGTACGCAGATGCTAAATCTTTGTATGAGAAA GATATTCTCCAGAAAGCATCGGGAGCTCTGAGAAGCACTGTACAGGGAACTCAAAAAGTGGGAAAGTCAGAGGTAAAAGTTAACGGAGGCAGCATCCACCCCATTTCACATGGTACTCAAAAGTCTGGTCCAGCTGAAGTTAATCATAAAAAG GTTAGTGAGCAGCAAATACCTGTTAAAGAATCACTTATAACAGAGGAGGTCGATAGCAGAGACACAGTAACCAGAAAAAGGCCTCAAGCACAAGGAGTTGATGATTCTAAGAAAGGTTTGAGTGCAAGTAACAGTTTGGAACAG AGAAATCACAGAATTAAACCAGAAATGAAAGCATCTGTTCAACAGCTTGCTTCTCGTGCTGCTTCTAGAGCCATGGCCGAAGCTGCCAAAAACATAACACCACCAACCACTGCGTACCAGTTTGAGGTCTCGTGGAGAGCATTTTCGGGTGATCTTGCTCTGCAGGCTCGTCTATTAAAG GCTATATCTCCCCAAGAATTACCGAAAATATTCAAAAATGCTTTATCTTCTACCCTCCTTGTTGACATCATCAAGTGTCTTTCATCTTTTTTCAC TGAGGACATGGATCTGGTTGTCAGTTACATGGAGCATTTGATCAAAGTTCCAAGATTTGACATGATTGTAATGTGCCTTTCATCAACAAATAAGGATG ACATACGGAAGATCTGGGATGAAGTGTTCAAAAGTGAGGCAACACCAATCGAGTATGCAGAGATTCTAGACAACCTCCGATCAAAGTTCTGCCTTGGACAGTGA
- the LOC114189867 gene encoding RNA polymerase II-associated protein 3 isoform X1, which yields MDFQGFLNDLQDWELSRKDKTQTVKSQQENQFTKASSSRLTGSSPGLYGLSKINDPLNRLHGSFVPEDVPDAASEKDLGNEFFKQKKFKEARDCYSRSIALSPTAVAYANRAMANIKLRRFQEAEDDCTEALDLDDRYIKAYSRRATARKELGKIKESMEDAEFALRLEPNNQEIKKQYADAKSLYEKDILQKASGALRSTVQGTQKVGKSEVKVNGGSIHPISHGTQKSGPAEVNHKKVSEQQIPVKESLITEEVDSRDTVTRKRPQAQGVDDSKKGLSASNSLEQRNHRIKPEMKASVQQLASRAASRAMAEAAKNITPPTTAYQFEVSWRAFSGDLALQARLLKAISPQELPKIFKNALSSTLLVDIIKCLSSFFTEDMDLVVSYMEHLIKVPRFDMIVMCLSSTNKDDIRKIWDEVFKSEATPIEYAEILDNLRSKFCLGQ from the exons ATG GATTTCCAGGGATTCCTAAACGACTTGCAGGATTGGGAACTTTCTAGAAAGGATAAAACACAAACAGTGAAGTCACAACAGGAAAAT CAATTCACAAAAGCTTCATCTTCTCGACTGACTGGATCTTCTCCAGGATTGTACGGTTTATCAAAAATTAATGATCCTTTGAATCGGTTGCATGGTAGTTTTGTTCCTGAAGATGTTCCTGATGCTGCTTCTGAGAAAGATCtg GGAAATGAGTTTTTCAAGCAGAAGAAATTTAAGGAAGCTAGAGACTGCTATTCAAGGAGCATTGCCCTATCACCAACAGCTGTAGCATATGCAAATAGGGCAATGGCCAATATCAAGCTCAGGAG ATTCCAAGAGGCTGAGGATGACTGCACAGAGGCCTTAGATCTTGATGATCGTTACATAAAAGCATACTCACGAAGAGCAACAGCTAGAAAAGAACTTGGGAAAATTAAAGAATCAATGGAGG ATGCTGAATTTGCTTTGAGGTTGGAACCAAACAATCAAGAAATCAAGAAACAGTACGCAGATGCTAAATCTTTGTATGAGAAA GATATTCTCCAGAAAGCATCGGGAGCTCTGAGAAGCACTGTACAGGGAACTCAAAAAGTGGGAAAGTCAGAGGTAAAAGTTAACGGAGGCAGCATCCACCCCATTTCACATGGTACTCAAAAGTCTGGTCCAGCTGAAGTTAATCATAAAAAG GTTAGTGAGCAGCAAATACCTGTTAAAGAATCACTTATAACAGAGGAGGTCGATAGCAGAGACACAGTAACCAGAAAAAGGCCTCAAGCACAAGGAGTTGATGATTCTAAGAAAGGTTTGAGTGCAAGTAACAGTTTGGAACAG AGAAATCACAGAATTAAACCAGAAATGAAAGCATCTGTTCAACAGCTTGCTTCTCGTGCTGCTTCTAGAGCCATGGCCGAAGCTGCCAAAAACATAACACCACCAACCACTGCGTACCAGTTTGAGGTCTCGTGGAGAGCATTTTCGGGTGATCTTGCTCTGCAGGCTCGTCTATTAAAG GCTATATCTCCCCAAGAATTACCGAAAATATTCAAAAATGCTTTATCTTCTACCCTCCTTGTTGACATCATCAAGTGTCTTTCATCTTTTTTCAC TGAGGACATGGATCTGGTTGTCAGTTACATGGAGCATTTGATCAAAGTTCCAAGATTTGACATGATTGTAATGTGCCTTTCATCAACAAATAAGGATG ACATACGGAAGATCTGGGATGAAGTGTTCAAAAGTGAGGCAACACCAATCGAGTATGCAGAGATTCTAGACAACCTCCGATCAAAGTTCTGCCTTGGACAGTGA
- the LOC114189867 gene encoding RNA polymerase II-associated protein 3 isoform X3: protein MDFQGFLNDLQDWELSRKDKTQTVKSQQENVGLYGLSKINDPLNRLHGSFVPEDVPDAASEKDLGNEFFKQKKFKEARDCYSRSIALSPTAVAYANRAMANIKLRRFQEAEDDCTEALDLDDRYIKAYSRRATARKELGKIKESMEDAEFALRLEPNNQEIKKQYADAKSLYEKDILQKASGALRSTVQGTQKVGKSEVKVNGGSIHPISHGTQKSGPAEVNHKKVSEQQIPVKESLITEEVDSRDTVTRKRPQAQGVDDSKKGLSASNSLEQRNHRIKPEMKASVQQLASRAASRAMAEAAKNITPPTTAYQFEVSWRAFSGDLALQARLLKAISPQELPKIFKNALSSTLLVDIIKCLSSFFTEDMDLVVSYMEHLIKVPRFDMIVMCLSSTNKDDIRKIWDEVFKSEATPIEYAEILDNLRSKFCLGQ from the exons ATG GATTTCCAGGGATTCCTAAACGACTTGCAGGATTGGGAACTTTCTAGAAAGGATAAAACACAAACAGTGAAGTCACAACAGGAAAATGttg GATTGTACGGTTTATCAAAAATTAATGATCCTTTGAATCGGTTGCATGGTAGTTTTGTTCCTGAAGATGTTCCTGATGCTGCTTCTGAGAAAGATCtg GGAAATGAGTTTTTCAAGCAGAAGAAATTTAAGGAAGCTAGAGACTGCTATTCAAGGAGCATTGCCCTATCACCAACAGCTGTAGCATATGCAAATAGGGCAATGGCCAATATCAAGCTCAGGAG ATTCCAAGAGGCTGAGGATGACTGCACAGAGGCCTTAGATCTTGATGATCGTTACATAAAAGCATACTCACGAAGAGCAACAGCTAGAAAAGAACTTGGGAAAATTAAAGAATCAATGGAGG ATGCTGAATTTGCTTTGAGGTTGGAACCAAACAATCAAGAAATCAAGAAACAGTACGCAGATGCTAAATCTTTGTATGAGAAA GATATTCTCCAGAAAGCATCGGGAGCTCTGAGAAGCACTGTACAGGGAACTCAAAAAGTGGGAAAGTCAGAGGTAAAAGTTAACGGAGGCAGCATCCACCCCATTTCACATGGTACTCAAAAGTCTGGTCCAGCTGAAGTTAATCATAAAAAG GTTAGTGAGCAGCAAATACCTGTTAAAGAATCACTTATAACAGAGGAGGTCGATAGCAGAGACACAGTAACCAGAAAAAGGCCTCAAGCACAAGGAGTTGATGATTCTAAGAAAGGTTTGAGTGCAAGTAACAGTTTGGAACAG AGAAATCACAGAATTAAACCAGAAATGAAAGCATCTGTTCAACAGCTTGCTTCTCGTGCTGCTTCTAGAGCCATGGCCGAAGCTGCCAAAAACATAACACCACCAACCACTGCGTACCAGTTTGAGGTCTCGTGGAGAGCATTTTCGGGTGATCTTGCTCTGCAGGCTCGTCTATTAAAG GCTATATCTCCCCAAGAATTACCGAAAATATTCAAAAATGCTTTATCTTCTACCCTCCTTGTTGACATCATCAAGTGTCTTTCATCTTTTTTCAC TGAGGACATGGATCTGGTTGTCAGTTACATGGAGCATTTGATCAAAGTTCCAAGATTTGACATGATTGTAATGTGCCTTTCATCAACAAATAAGGATG ACATACGGAAGATCTGGGATGAAGTGTTCAAAAGTGAGGCAACACCAATCGAGTATGCAGAGATTCTAGACAACCTCCGATCAAAGTTCTGCCTTGGACAGTGA